GATGCCCTGCCCCGGGGCGCCGCCCTTGAGATCGATGCGATTGCGGCCAAATAAGAAAAACAAATCGTCGCTATTTCCCAAAGATCATTCTTAGGGCGATCGCTAAAAGGACGACACCGAATATCTTTTGCAACAGGGGATTAGGCAGGCTGGTAGCGACTCTGGCGCCTATGAGGCCGCCGACAAAGAATCCGATACAGACATAGGCCGCCGCCTCCACATTGACATGGCCTTGTTTGTAGTAAATCCATGCGGCAAGGAGTCCGATGGGAGGCACCATCAAGGCAAGGGT
This genomic window from Syntrophorhabdaceae bacterium contains:
- a CDS encoding TSUP family transporter, whose product is TLALMVPPIGLLAAWIYYKQGHVNVEAAAYVCIGFFVGGLIGARVATSLPNPLLQKIFGVVLLAIALRMIFGK